A genome region from Paradevosia shaoguanensis includes the following:
- a CDS encoding nucleoside deaminase, whose amino-acid sequence MTVPQSPMDLALALAEEAAANGEAPIGAVIVENGKVLAAERNRMRALNDPTAHAEMLAIRKALEVRGTGRLDGCDLYVTLEPCAMCAGAIAHVRLRRLYYGADDPKAGAVDNGVHLFAQPTCHHAPEVIAGAGERRSRQLLKDFFAGLR is encoded by the coding sequence ATGACCGTTCCCCAATCCCCGATGGACCTTGCCCTCGCGCTGGCCGAGGAGGCTGCCGCCAATGGTGAGGCGCCGATTGGGGCGGTGATCGTGGAAAACGGCAAGGTTCTTGCGGCCGAGCGGAACCGGATGCGGGCGCTCAACGATCCGACGGCGCATGCGGAGATGCTGGCGATCAGGAAGGCGCTGGAGGTGCGGGGGACCGGGCGGCTCGATGGGTGCGATCTTTACGTGACGCTCGAGCCTTGCGCCATGTGCGCCGGTGCCATCGCGCATGTGCGGTTGCGGCGGCTTTACTATGGGGCGGACGATCCCAAGGCCGGGGCGGTGGACAACGGCGTGCACCTCTTCGCGCAGCCAACCTGCCACCACGCGCCGGAGGTCATCGCCGGTGCAGGCGAACGGCGCTCCCGGCAGCTCCTGAAAGATTTCTTTGCCGGCTTGCGATAA
- the purD gene encoding phosphoribosylamine--glycine ligase, translated as MRVLLIGSGGREHALAWALAKSPKLEKLFVAPGNAGTAKVAENVALDPNDHAAVLDFVKSQNIDFVVIGPDAQVVAGLGDDVRAIGIPCFGPSKQAAQLEGSKSFTKALCDEMGIPTAAYAKFDAEAPALAYVREQGAPIVIKADGLALGKGVTVAMTLEEAEAAIRDCFAGAFGASGAEVVIEEFLEGEEVSVFVLCDGINSLPLATAQDHKRAFDGDRGPNTGGMGAYSPAPVMTPELMERTLAEIIAPTISGMAARGTPYQGVLFAGLMLTKDGPKLIEYNARFGDPETQVLMMRLKSDLLDLLLATATGGLAGHTAEWDPRTALTVVLASRGYPGSYQKGTEIRGAESLDTDTLRVFHAGTRRDGERLLAIGGRVLNVTALGSSVEEAQERAYRAVDAIDWPDGFSRRDIGWRAIARTRA; from the coding sequence ATGCGCGTACTTCTCATCGGTTCCGGCGGGCGCGAGCACGCTTTGGCCTGGGCTCTCGCCAAATCTCCCAAACTCGAAAAGCTCTTCGTCGCCCCCGGCAATGCCGGCACGGCAAAGGTGGCCGAGAACGTCGCCCTCGATCCCAACGATCACGCGGCAGTCCTCGACTTCGTAAAGTCCCAAAACATCGACTTCGTCGTCATAGGCCCCGATGCCCAGGTGGTGGCTGGGCTCGGCGACGACGTCCGCGCCATCGGCATCCCCTGCTTCGGTCCATCCAAACAGGCGGCGCAGCTCGAGGGCTCGAAGAGCTTCACCAAGGCGCTCTGCGACGAGATGGGCATCCCCACTGCCGCCTATGCAAAATTCGACGCTGAAGCCCCCGCCCTCGCCTATGTCCGCGAGCAGGGCGCGCCCATCGTCATCAAGGCCGATGGCCTGGCACTCGGCAAAGGCGTTACCGTCGCCATGACGCTCGAAGAAGCCGAAGCCGCCATCCGCGATTGCTTCGCCGGAGCCTTCGGCGCATCCGGCGCCGAAGTCGTGATCGAGGAATTCCTCGAAGGCGAGGAAGTCTCGGTCTTCGTTCTCTGCGACGGGATAAATTCCCTCCCGCTGGCCACGGCTCAGGACCACAAGCGCGCCTTCGATGGCGACAGGGGCCCCAATACCGGCGGCATGGGCGCCTATTCGCCCGCTCCGGTCATGACGCCCGAACTCATGGAACGCACGCTTGCCGAAATCATCGCGCCGACCATTTCCGGCATGGCCGCGCGCGGCACGCCTTACCAGGGCGTGCTTTTCGCCGGGCTCATGCTCACAAAGGACGGCCCCAAGCTCATCGAATACAATGCCCGTTTCGGCGACCCCGAGACGCAGGTGCTGATGATGCGCCTCAAGTCGGACCTGCTCGACCTGCTCCTCGCCACCGCCACGGGCGGGCTCGCTGGCCATACCGCCGAGTGGGATCCGCGCACGGCCCTCACCGTCGTTCTGGCGAGCCGGGGCTACCCCGGAAGTTACCAGAAGGGCACCGAAATACGGGGGGCGGAGAGCCTCGACACCGACACACTCCGGGTGTTCCATGCCGGAACTCGCCGTGATGGCGAGCGTTTACTCGCCATAGGGGGACGTGTGCTCAACGTCACGGCGCTTGGGTCCTCCGTCGAGGAGGCGCAGGAGCGTGCTTACCGAGCGGTTGATGCAATTGATTGGCCGGACGGCTTTTCGCGACGCGACATCGGATGGCGCGCAATCGCCCGGACTCGCGCCTGA
- the xseA gene encoding exodeoxyribonuclease VII large subunit has protein sequence MAEQLTNAAEYTVSEIAQAVRRTVEENFDYVRVRGEISGYRGQHSSGHAYFTLKDADASIDAVVWRGSFARLAFKPEEGLEIIASGRLTTFPRSSKYQIVIENIEPAGAGALMALVEERRKKLAAEGLFAKERKRPLPYLPRVIGVVTSPTGAVIRDILHRLEDRFPTHVIVWPVRVQGDTCAPEVSAAIAGFNALPEDGPIARPDLLIVARGGGSIEDLWGFNEEMVVRAVAASRIPIISAVGHETDTTLIDYAADMRAPTPTAAAEAAVPVRSELIAYVDDQGARQRMAARRILSNYRDRLRAASAGLPRPADLIATAQQRLDHASSNLLAALRHAKQIKEIQLARVTSRLSLSTLEATVHRARLRYDPVAARAEPAFKRMVSDRRQRIDSLGKLLLTLGYKSVLARGYAIVKDAGGELVRGREFLAEGDALRIEFADGEVPVTVGEGAGPSGRPLPSVKPKKPRSSQDRDDEQPDLF, from the coding sequence ATGGCCGAACAACTCACCAACGCTGCCGAATATACCGTCTCCGAGATCGCCCAGGCCGTTCGCCGCACCGTCGAGGAGAATTTCGACTATGTGCGCGTGCGCGGCGAGATTTCGGGCTATCGCGGGCAGCATTCGTCCGGGCATGCCTATTTCACGCTCAAGGATGCCGACGCCTCGATCGACGCGGTGGTCTGGCGTGGCAGCTTTGCCCGGCTGGCTTTCAAGCCCGAGGAAGGGTTGGAGATCATCGCCTCGGGGCGCCTGACGACCTTCCCGCGTTCGTCCAAATACCAGATCGTCATCGAGAACATCGAGCCGGCCGGTGCCGGCGCGCTGATGGCGCTGGTCGAGGAGCGGCGCAAGAAGCTGGCAGCGGAAGGGCTCTTCGCCAAAGAGCGTAAGCGCCCGCTGCCCTATCTGCCGCGCGTCATCGGCGTCGTGACCTCGCCGACCGGCGCGGTGATCCGCGATATCCTCCATCGGCTCGAAGACCGCTTTCCCACGCACGTCATCGTCTGGCCGGTGCGCGTGCAGGGCGATACCTGCGCACCGGAAGTTTCGGCGGCCATTGCCGGGTTCAACGCGCTGCCCGAGGACGGTCCCATCGCACGGCCGGACCTGCTGATTGTCGCGCGCGGCGGCGGCTCCATCGAAGACCTCTGGGGCTTCAACGAGGAAATGGTGGTGCGCGCCGTGGCGGCGAGCCGCATTCCCATCATCTCGGCGGTGGGCCACGAGACCGACACCACCCTCATCGACTACGCCGCCGATATGCGCGCGCCCACCCCCACGGCGGCAGCCGAGGCGGCGGTGCCGGTGCGCTCCGAACTCATCGCCTATGTCGATGACCAGGGCGCGCGCCAGCGCATGGCGGCGCGGCGGATTCTCTCGAACTATCGCGACCGGCTGCGGGCGGCGTCGGCGGGATTGCCTCGCCCGGCCGACCTCATCGCCACCGCCCAGCAGCGGCTCGACCACGCCTCCTCGAACCTGCTGGCCGCCCTGCGGCACGCCAAGCAGATCAAGGAAATCCAGCTGGCGCGCGTCACCTCGCGCCTCTCGCTGTCGACGCTCGAAGCCACCGTGCATCGCGCCCGGCTGCGCTACGATCCCGTCGCGGCGCGCGCCGAACCGGCGTTCAAGCGCATGGTCTCGGACCGTCGCCAGCGCATCGACAGCCTCGGCAAGCTGCTGCTGACGCTGGGCTACAAGTCTGTGCTGGCGCGCGGCTATGCCATCGTCAAGGATGCGGGCGGCGAGCTCGTGCGCGGCAGAGAGTTCCTGGCGGAAGGCGATGCCCTGCGCATCGAATTCGCCGATGGCGAGGTGCCGGTGACCGTGGGCGAGGGGGCAGGGCCGTCGGGGCGGCCTCTACCTTCCGTTAAGCCCAAGAAGCCGCGTTCCTCGCAAGACCGTGATGATGAGCAGCCGGACCTCTTTTGA
- the mutL gene encoding DNA mismatch repair endonuclease MutL, with amino-acid sequence MSIRQLPEDLINRIAAGEVVERPASVVKELVENAIDAGASRIVITTAGGGKTQIRIEDDGCGMDEADLVLSVERHATSKLQADDLDDIRTLGFRGEALASIGSVSDLAVSSRPDGAESGLRLEVRRGVKRGPVPQAMNKGTILDVRNLFAAVPARLKFLKTDRAEAAAITDTVKRLAMANPHVHFVLDGSDRSTLNWPGITGEGALAARLSQVMGDDFSENAAPLGFARHGIVVAGLAGLPTYSRANSLSQFYFVNGRSVRDKVLLGAVRAAYADFVFRDRFPVIALFVAVDPAEVDVNVHPAKAELRFKDQGAVRGAVIRAIQEALAAAGFRASSTVAESVMDAFRAPEPAMAEPVQETYRPENAPAYRPAYGAPARPLAFSDFAPPSARVDLPPPEVPVPAEPEEYPLGSARAQMFENFIVAQNGDSLVLVDQHAAHERLVYERFKAQMAAGPIASQAHLIPVVIELPQEDCDRLEEAAPTLEKLGLYLERFGPRAVAVRETPALLGQTDVHGLVRDLADGLAEWDSAEAISDRLDAIIARMACHGSVRSGRRLRVEEMNALLREMEATPHSGQCIHGRPTYVELKLKDIERLFGRTR; translated from the coding sequence TTGTCTATCCGCCAGCTTCCCGAAGACCTCATCAATCGCATTGCCGCCGGCGAAGTCGTCGAGCGGCCGGCGAGCGTGGTCAAGGAACTGGTCGAGAACGCCATCGATGCCGGCGCTTCCAGGATCGTCATCACCACCGCCGGCGGCGGCAAGACGCAGATCCGCATCGAGGATGACGGATGCGGCATGGACGAAGCCGATTTGGTTCTCTCCGTCGAGCGCCACGCGACCTCCAAGCTCCAGGCCGACGACCTCGACGACATCCGCACCCTGGGCTTCCGTGGCGAGGCCCTGGCCTCCATCGGTTCGGTATCGGACCTCGCCGTCTCCTCGCGCCCCGATGGCGCCGAGAGCGGGCTGCGCCTCGAAGTGCGGCGCGGCGTCAAGCGCGGGCCGGTTCCGCAGGCGATGAACAAGGGCACGATCCTCGACGTGCGCAACCTCTTCGCCGCCGTCCCCGCCCGCCTCAAATTCCTCAAGACCGACCGCGCCGAGGCCGCAGCGATCACCGACACGGTCAAGCGTCTCGCCATGGCCAATCCGCATGTGCACTTCGTACTCGATGGCTCGGACCGCTCCACCCTCAACTGGCCCGGCATCACCGGGGAAGGCGCGCTTGCCGCCCGCCTCAGCCAGGTCATGGGCGACGACTTTTCCGAAAACGCCGCGCCGCTGGGCTTTGCCCGCCACGGCATCGTGGTGGCAGGGCTCGCGGGCCTGCCCACCTATTCGCGCGCCAACAGCCTGTCGCAGTTCTATTTCGTCAACGGACGCTCGGTGCGCGACAAGGTGCTGCTCGGCGCCGTGCGCGCCGCCTATGCCGATTTCGTCTTCCGCGACCGCTTCCCGGTCATCGCGCTCTTCGTCGCCGTCGATCCGGCCGAGGTCGATGTCAACGTGCATCCGGCCAAAGCGGAACTGCGCTTCAAGGACCAGGGCGCCGTGCGCGGTGCGGTGATCCGCGCCATTCAGGAGGCCCTTGCCGCCGCCGGCTTCCGTGCGTCGAGCACCGTAGCGGAATCGGTGATGGACGCCTTCCGCGCCCCCGAGCCCGCCATGGCCGAGCCGGTGCAGGAAACCTATCGCCCCGAAAACGCGCCCGCCTACCGCCCGGCCTACGGCGCCCCCGCACGCCCGCTGGCCTTTTCCGATTTCGCGCCCCCGAGCGCCCGCGTAGACCTGCCGCCCCCCGAGGTCCCCGTGCCCGCCGAACCCGAGGAATACCCCTTGGGCTCCGCCCGGGCGCAGATGTTCGAGAACTTCATCGTCGCCCAGAACGGGGATTCCCTCGTTCTCGTCGATCAGCATGCCGCCCATGAGCGGCTGGTCTATGAGCGCTTCAAGGCCCAGATGGCCGCCGGCCCTATTGCCAGCCAGGCGCATCTCATTCCGGTCGTCATCGAATTGCCGCAGGAAGATTGCGACCGGCTGGAAGAAGCCGCTCCCACGCTCGAAAAACTCGGTCTCTATCTCGAACGCTTCGGCCCCCGCGCCGTCGCCGTCCGTGAAACCCCGGCGCTGCTCGGTCAAACCGACGTTCACGGCCTCGTCCGCGATCTCGCCGACGGCCTCGCCGAATGGGACAGCGCCGAAGCGATCTCGGATCGGCTCGACGCCATCATCGCCCGCATGGCCTGCCACGGCTCGGTCCGCTCCGGCCGCCGGTTGCGGGTCGAGGAAATGAACGCGCTGCTGCGCGAAATGGAAGCCACGCCGCATTCCGGCCAGTGCATCCACGGGCGGCCGACTTACGTGGAATTGAAGCTCAAGGACATAGAGCGCCTGTTCGGCCGCACGCGGTAG
- a CDS encoding DUF2093 domain-containing protein, whose amino-acid sequence MNIFDKGFTPSEAQIRYLDGDFVVMKPGSFVRCAITGKPIPVDELSYWSVDRQEPYADATAAYQAYQRYGLNG is encoded by the coding sequence ATGAATATCTTCGATAAGGGGTTCACCCCTTCGGAAGCACAAATCCGCTATCTCGATGGCGACTTCGTGGTCATGAAGCCCGGCAGCTTCGTGCGCTGCGCCATCACGGGCAAGCCCATTCCGGTTGACGAACTCAGCTACTGGAGCGTCGATCGGCAGGAGCCTTACGCCGATGCCACCGCCGCCTACCAGGCCTATCAGCGTTATGGCCTGAACGGCTGA
- a CDS encoding DUF4170 domain-containing protein, with product MSEENQQQLLHLVIGGELSDLESVTFKDLKAVDIVGVYPNYAAAYDVWKQKAQQTVDNAEMRYFIVHLHRLLDPEAVKP from the coding sequence ATGAGCGAAGAGAACCAGCAGCAGCTTCTGCACCTCGTCATCGGCGGCGAGCTGTCCGACCTGGAATCGGTGACGTTCAAGGACCTCAAGGCGGTCGATATCGTCGGGGTCTATCCCAACTACGCGGCGGCCTACGACGTGTGGAAGCAGAAGGCGCAGCAGACGGTGGACAATGCCGAGATGCGGTATTTCATCGTGCACCTGCACCGGCTGCTGGATCCGGAAGCGGTCAAGCCGTAA
- a CDS encoding helix-turn-helix transcriptional regulator — MAPVIDVEPVESLDGPFSTEHRVWDLGTTVMTRAVLPPVERRFRHLRKEPLDHWCVVLCDSPEPGERHIGIRSLARQFEMSANDRGVLSLYLPRDLYPAMAGLIDAAEGDLPPTGLTTLLADYLSALERRLPLMSNEEMSTIAGATSTIVAACLAPNADRLEEAAPLTSWTLVERARRAIRDNLGRPDFSPDELCRMIGTSRSRLYRLFEPFGGVTRYMQRQRLRTARQLLTMPNVVIPVARIAEQVGFLDLSSFSRAFRREFNLSPTDMRSAGILGLPIDEPPVALDLNPSADASILMRSLRALRG, encoded by the coding sequence ATGGCGCCGGTGATCGACGTTGAGCCTGTCGAATCGCTGGATGGCCCGTTTTCGACCGAACATAGGGTCTGGGATCTTGGCACCACGGTCATGACCCGCGCCGTGCTGCCGCCTGTCGAGCGCCGCTTCCGGCACCTGCGCAAGGAGCCGCTCGACCATTGGTGCGTCGTCCTCTGCGATTCTCCCGAACCCGGTGAGCGCCACATCGGCATTCGCTCGCTGGCCCGCCAGTTCGAGATGAGCGCCAATGATCGGGGCGTACTCTCGCTCTATCTCCCGCGCGACCTCTATCCCGCCATGGCCGGCCTCATCGATGCCGCCGAGGGCGACCTGCCGCCCACGGGCCTCACGACGCTCCTCGCCGACTATCTCAGTGCTCTCGAGCGGCGCCTGCCGCTGATGAGCAACGAGGAAATGAGCACCATTGCCGGCGCCACCAGTACCATCGTCGCCGCCTGTCTCGCGCCGAATGCCGATCGCCTGGAAGAAGCTGCGCCCCTCACCAGTTGGACGCTCGTCGAGCGCGCCCGCCGCGCCATTCGTGACAATCTCGGCCGGCCCGATTTCTCCCCGGATGAGCTCTGCCGCATGATCGGCACCTCGCGCTCGCGCCTCTACCGTCTGTTCGAACCCTTTGGCGGGGTGACGCGCTACATGCAGCGGCAACGCCTGCGCACGGCGCGGCAATTGCTCACCATGCCCAACGTCGTCATCCCGGTGGCGCGGATCGCCGAGCAGGTCGGGTTCCTGGACCTGTCGAGCTTCAGCCGTGCCTTCCGCCGCGAATTCAACCTGAGCCCCACCGACATGCGCAGCGCCGGCATATTGGGGTTGCCGATCGACGAGCCTCCGGTGGCGCTGGACCTGAACCCGAGTGCCGACGCCTCGATCCTCATGCGCTCGCTGCGGGCGCTTCGCGGCTAG
- a CDS encoding 3'(2'),5'-bisphosphate nucleotidase CysQ produces the protein MPEAPATSPEQDLELLRSTAVGAGIIASGYFRRNLKTWTKENASPVSEADIVLDKFLHSSLLAARPHYGWLSEESVDDLERLKHDRVFVVDPIDGTRGFIRGEDSWTVSVAVVEHGVPVAGVVYAPARDELYDASIGGGARLNGKPIVRAAQPGRSAVIPAPGAVHQELQDAGLSYTRGPYYPSLAYRLVQVATGKLDAVVARRGSQDWDIAGAAIILAEAGIGFEDVCVGKPRFNMTDVRHGALAALSDESLKPVVHKALRRIYGCPAETEITADLERRTQ, from the coding sequence ATGCCCGAAGCGCCAGCCACCAGCCCCGAGCAAGACCTCGAACTCTTGCGCTCGACCGCCGTCGGGGCGGGTATCATTGCCTCGGGTTACTTTCGTCGCAACCTCAAGACCTGGACCAAGGAAAACGCCTCGCCGGTGAGCGAAGCCGATATCGTGCTCGACAAGTTCCTGCACTCCTCGCTTCTCGCCGCCCGGCCGCATTACGGCTGGCTGAGCGAAGAGAGCGTGGACGACCTGGAGCGGCTCAAGCATGACCGGGTGTTCGTGGTCGATCCCATCGACGGCACGCGCGGCTTCATCCGTGGCGAGGACAGCTGGACGGTGAGCGTTGCGGTGGTGGAGCATGGCGTGCCGGTGGCCGGCGTCGTCTATGCGCCGGCGCGTGACGAGCTTTATGACGCGAGCATCGGCGGGGGCGCACGGCTTAACGGCAAACCCATCGTAAGAGCGGCGCAGCCGGGGCGCTCGGCGGTGATCCCGGCGCCGGGCGCGGTGCACCAGGAATTGCAGGATGCGGGCCTCAGCTACACGCGCGGGCCTTACTATCCCTCGCTGGCCTATCGGCTGGTGCAGGTGGCAACGGGCAAGCTCGACGCCGTCGTGGCGCGGCGCGGTTCGCAGGATTGGGATATTGCGGGGGCGGCCATCATTCTCGCCGAAGCCGGCATCGGCTTTGAGGATGTGTGCGTGGGCAAGCCCCGTTTCAACATGACCGATGTGCGCCATGGGGCGCTTGCGGCGCTCAGCGACGAGTCGCTAAAACCTGTCGTCCACAAGGCGCTGCGCCGCATCTATGGCTGCCCCGCCGAAACCGAAATCACCGCCGACCTCGAAAGGCGCACGCAATGA
- a CDS encoding patatin-like phospholipase family protein, which yields MQLIGRTAFRDATSDGAQSPGLAPEPIVNLEGLTFPGVKAEPAALPLVERGRRLADALRRKGKEPGTKVWSGAEPRIGVALGGGSARGLTHIPYIEALDELGLKPAVIAGTSIGALIGAGWAAGMTGAELREHSYGVLGTTRTIMGRLWATHVPRFAGILHNGIPLQLDAARVVDSFVPDSFPADFSELSIPLYAVATDFQSWHQVVFNSGALRPAIAASIAIPTLFKPVRYAGHLLVDGSVVNPLPLDQAAADTDILIGIDVNGDAAEQPRQDYRPLDVWFGSAQIMMHQLIANAMAAYPPDVYVRPHLSLFGAHEFWRVREIIAHVDADKDRFKRQVEASIEAFIASRQRNLSGAAGSAVRLHRR from the coding sequence ATGCAATTGATTGGCCGGACGGCTTTTCGCGACGCGACATCGGATGGCGCGCAATCGCCCGGACTCGCGCCTGAACCAATCGTCAACCTTGAAGGCCTAACCTTTCCTGGCGTCAAGGCCGAGCCAGCGGCCCTCCCGCTCGTCGAACGGGGGCGCAGGCTGGCCGATGCCCTGCGGCGCAAGGGCAAGGAGCCCGGCACGAAAGTGTGGAGCGGCGCGGAACCTCGTATCGGCGTGGCCCTGGGTGGCGGATCGGCCCGCGGCCTCACGCATATTCCCTATATCGAAGCCCTGGACGAACTCGGCCTCAAGCCCGCCGTGATCGCCGGCACCTCCATCGGCGCCCTGATCGGCGCCGGCTGGGCCGCCGGCATGACCGGCGCCGAACTACGCGAGCATTCCTATGGGGTGCTGGGCACGACGCGCACCATCATGGGGCGGCTCTGGGCCACGCATGTGCCGCGCTTCGCCGGCATCCTCCACAACGGCATCCCGCTCCAGCTCGATGCGGCGCGCGTTGTCGACAGTTTCGTACCCGACAGCTTCCCCGCCGATTTCTCCGAGCTTTCGATCCCGCTCTATGCCGTCGCCACCGATTTCCAATCCTGGCATCAGGTCGTCTTCAATTCCGGCGCGCTGCGCCCCGCCATCGCCGCCTCCATCGCCATTCCGACGCTCTTCAAGCCGGTACGCTATGCCGGGCACCTCCTCGTCGATGGCAGCGTGGTCAATCCGCTGCCGCTCGACCAGGCGGCGGCCGATACCGACATTCTCATCGGCATCGACGTCAACGGCGACGCCGCCGAACAGCCGCGCCAGGATTACCGCCCGCTCGACGTCTGGTTCGGCTCGGCGCAGATCATGATGCACCAGCTCATCGCCAACGCCATGGCCGCCTACCCGCCCGATGTCTATGTGCGCCCGCATCTGTCGCTGTTCGGCGCCCACGAATTCTGGCGCGTGCGCGAAATCATCGCCCATGTCGATGCCGACAAGGACCGCTTCAAGCGCCAGGTCGAGGCCAGCATCGAGGCCTTTATCGCAAGCCGGCAAAGAAATCTTTCAGGAGCTGCCGGGAGCGCCGTTCGCCTGCACCGGCGATGA